The genomic stretch TAATGAAAAAGGAATCGGTCTTCAGAATATTCAACGACAATTGGAACATCATTATCAGGGAAATTTTACCTTCCGTATTTCTCAGGAAAACAATATTTTTAATGTCGAAATAACCACCCCTTCACAATATGATTAACTGTATCATTGTAGATGACGAACCTTTGGCAGCTGCTTTACTGGAAAATCATATTTCCAAAATTGATCACCTAAGACTGATAGGAAGAGCAGAAAATGCTCTTGAAGCTTATAAACTCCTTCAGCATCAAACTGTGGACCTCATGTTTCTTGATATTCAGATGCCCCACCTCAATGGAATCGATTTTTTAAAATCACTTTCTCAAAAACCTAAAACAATTTTTACAACTGCGTACCGGGATTTTGCGATTGAAGGATTTGAGCTTGAAGCTGTAGACTATCTGTTAAAGCCCATCACCTTCGAACGTTTTTTCAAATCTGTAGAACGAGTATTGCGGAATATCACTGACTCAAAAGATAATTTTATTATTCTTAAAACCGATGGTATGCACCGGAAACTACCTCTATCAGACATTATTTATATTGAAAGTCAGGGAAATGATATTAAAGTAACGCTCTCTACAAAAGAACATCTTGTTTCAAAAAGTAAAATAGCAGACCTTGAATTCATTTTAGCCTCAAAAGGTTTTATAAGAATTCACCGATCGTTTATCATCAATACAGCATTTGTGACCGCCTTCAACACAAATGAACTCCATCTGGGAAACCATCAGATCCCTGTAGGAAGAAGCTATAAACTGGAATTTGAAAATTTTATTTCTATTATTTTAAAAAATAAAATTTTATAACTGTTTATTAACACCTTATGCATTATTTTTTTCACTTCTACACTCCCCGATCAGCATTTTAACATTTATTTTAATTATTTTTTTGACACAGCCCCATCAACTCAAGCATTTACCCCTGTTTTTCAACCTATTACACAATTCAAATTCCTTACATTCAAGATAAGCCCCAGTGGATATATTTTTTCATATAAAGAAATAAAAAACTGTGTTACAATCCTTTATACACAATCAAAAACTCCCGTCCCTATCTGTCCATTCCTGATAGATATTAAAAAAAAGTATTACTTTTGCCAGAACGAATAAAATTGCTTTTTAACCGTTTTATTTGTAAATTTATGTGCACCAATTTATAAAACATTAAAATTCATTCCATGAGAAAAATAATTCTACTTATTACATGTATGTTCGGTATTTCAGTTTTCTCTCAGATTAAAGTGTTGAAAAATGAAAGTTTGGTGGAAATCGGCAAAGACAATTCTGTTGGTTTATATAAAAAAGAAGACAAGTATACAGTCAATTATCAGGACCTGAACACCAGCAACCTGAATACAATCCGAGCTTTTTCATTCCAAAATCTGAACGGAGACGTTTCTGGACTCTATAAACTCATTATAGACGGTTTTATCTCTACCCCTGAAGAAAATATCGTATTGGAACTTCCTAACGATATCATTGAACTTCATTACGAAAAAAACTATGGCCAGCCCACCGTACAGTTTATACAATATATCAACAAAAACAGAAAATATGTGGGTAAATCCCAGTTTTTAACACAAAAACAGGTTGATAAAGTATTTGGAAGAACAAATGGCAAATACGCTATGTATGATAAGGCTTCCACTGTCAATCAGGACATTAAAAAAGGAGGAGCAAGTACCGCTTCTACTGCCACTCCGGCTTCCGGAGCCAAGAAAAAAGCAAAAAAATAATTATTCTTTATAAATATTGCGAAACTCATTCCATCGGATGAGTTTTTTTATTTTATTTTTGCAGAAAGACATTAAAAATTATGCCGCTTCAGATAAACAATTTAACCAAAAAATTTGGTGAGCAGATTGCCCTAAATAATATCAACATTTCTATTGATAAAAATGAGATCATCGGTCTTCTAGGCCCTAATGGAGCAGGAAAATCCACCCTGATGAAATCTATTGTGGGAGCACTGAAAATTGATGAAGGGGAAATTATTTTTAATGGCATGAACATTTCTGAACACGAAATTGAAAGCAAGAAAAAAATAGGCTTTCTACCGGAAAACAATCCGCTTTATCTGGAAATGTATGTGAAAGAATACCTTCAATTTGTAGCTAACATCCATAAAATCCCTGAATCTAAGGTAGATGAAGTCATCGAACTGGTAGGAATTACCCCGGAAAAATCAAAAAGAATCGGACAGCTTTCAAAAGGCTACAAGCAGCGTGTAGGATTAGCCCAGGCTATTATCCATCAACCGGATTTATTAATTCTTGATGAACCTACCAACGGATTAGATCCCAACCAGATTCTGGAAATAAGAAATGTGGTAAAAGAAATCGGACAGCAGAAAACGGTTCTACTTTCCACACACATCATGCAGGAGGTAGAAGCGCTTTGTTCAAGGGTGATTCTTATCCATAAAGGAAATATCCTTCAGGATTGTCCTATTGATGAATTTAAAGGGAAATTTGACAGCCTGGAAGAAGCTTTCGCAAGCTATACTGCTATCTTATAATTCATTATGGAATTTTCCATTATTCACGGACAGGGAATCATCAAGCTTATATTTGATGGTTTTGCCAGTTGCCTGATTATCCGCCGTCCCGTTGCAATTAACTGGCCGGACTGCAGAGGAAGTATTGGCCAATATTATGCGGTCTCAGAGCTTTCGGAAGCAGAACAAATCAACATGGCTGAGCAGCTTAATCATGCCCTGATCGATGGAACAGAAGAAGAAATCATAACCGGTATTCAGGATTTTCTTCAGCTTTTTGAAAACGGAAACTATGAAGTATTTCCAGGGATAATGCATTTTAAAGATTCTGATTTTCACATACATAGACCATCTCCAGTAAGTAAAGAATCATCACTTGTTGATCGTTTTTTTTCGGGTGGTTTTTTTCCTTTCAAAGATTTCAATTACATCCTTACTCTGGAAATCAACAGTATGGATGAAGAAAGAGTAACTTATTACATAGACCGTATCAGGAAAGGAGACCTACCTAAAGCATTAGTATTTTCTAGCCTTTATCATGCAGATCCTGAAATGAGTACTTCTTTCATTATAGACGGTCATCATAAAATTGAAGCTTATAACCGTCTGAAAATGGATATCCCCGCCATATTCATCCATAAACAAAACAGCAGCTATGAATCTACACAGGAGGTTATGTATGCAGCCCGCCCTCTACTTAACGATGGAGAGTTTGAGCATCTGTTTCAGAATGATGATGAAAATATTTCCGAAATTGTCTTTACGGATGATGAAATCCTCACTGCAGAACTCGACAGGATTCTGAGATCAACAGATAGAATTGATCTAGGAATTATCAACATTCTCATCAGACATCACCAATCCGGCTCTCCTCAAGATAAAATATGGCTGAATAAGCGTCTTGAAATATTAAGAACCAATAGTAATGTAGGCCTTTTCAATTATAAAAAAAATATCATGACCTTTTCCAGGAATTATACGGAAAAATACAAAGGCTATGCATGGTTTTCAAAAACCATTAAGCATCGTTATGAGCTGAACAACTGGATCCGGGAAACTATTCTAATATAAACAATGGCTTCATATTTGATGGAGCTTGAGAGTTAACCAATAACCATTATAATATGATTAAGTACTTCTTATGGGGAGTTTTCTCCCTCGCTCAAATCTCTTTTGTTTATGCCAAAGAAACTCCGGATTTGCCTCAAAAAAAGATAGTTTCTTCTACTTTCCAAAAAATCCCTAAAACAGTGATCATTAAAACTAAAAAATTTAAGATCAGAATTGATAAACAACCTAATGGTAACTATCTATACCAATCCTGGAACGCTAACGCAAAGATTACGGCTAAACCAAGCATGATCATCAGCGACGGAGAAATGGTTCCTGATGGCAGTGGCGGTAATTATTATTTTAATTTCAATAACCAAGGGCATAATTATCAGGTTTGGAGAAATTATCTCACCGATTCTGCCAAAAAAGCTCCTTATACTTTGGTAGTTTACGATACAAATGGTAACGAAATCGTACGCCAGGATGCGCAGGTAGTTAAGAATTAATATCAGTTTAATTTAATCTGAAAGCTGGGAGAAGGAGGCTGAAAATTCATTTATTTTAAAATGTAAAGCCTTTTTCTTTCGGCATTCTGATTGTATAGAATGCTAAGTTCCCGCTTGTCTGAGTTCTGTAAGAAAACGGCTACCATCATAGCTTTCTTTAGCTGCGGTATAACCGATATCAAAAATTTGCTCCAAACGGTCTCTTCCACGTTCAAAAGTACCGTAAGTAGATAATTTTTGAGAAGAAATAAACCAATCGCAATACTCAAATTTCACTTTTTCTATTCTATAGGAAAGAAGATCATAAGAACGGGAAACAATGGCTTTAATGGAGTTCAGATCTTTAATTTTAGCATCATTGGGTGGTGAAACAAATACTCCAATCAGTTGATCACAATCATCTCTGATGATATCTGCCGGAAAGTTGTTCAGCACTCCGCCATCACAATACATTTCATCTCCAATAATATATGGAGTGGTAATTCCGGGAATAGAACAGGAGGCAATGATAGCGTCTACGACCTCAAAATCCTTGTCAAAAATCTTTTGAGTTCCAGAAACCAGCTCTGTAGCCACAATTTTTATTTCAATATCCAGATCTCCCAATTTCATGTCATGAAAAATAGGTTTTAGATAGTTTCTGAAAATAACCGAGGAAACCAATCCAGGCTGGTTGAAGGCAAAGTGTTTCCAGTTAAAAAAATAAACGGAATTGAAAAACTCCAGAATTTCCTCAGGAGTCTTTCCTACAGCATGAAGGCATCCTACAATAGACCCTGCGCTACAGCAGGAAAGAATGTCTATTTCTATATTTTTTTCCTTCAAGAATTTCAACACTCCTGCATGGGCGATTCCTTTGGTACCGCCACCTGACAAAACAAGTCCTACTTTCTCAAAATTCATTGAATAAATGTAAGAAAACACCTTGATATAATATGATTAATTTTTATAAATATGCTTATTTTAAAATTATTTTAACATAAAGCCGTTATATAGGAAAAACATGAACTAAGGAATAAAAAGAAAAACCACAGATTTCTCTGTGGTTTTTAATATCAGCCTTATCTTGATTTAGTATCATATAATTCTAAAAGTTTGATATAATCTTTCTCTGTATTGGTTTGCCTGAGCTTTTCTTCCAAATCTGGATCCTCTTTAAAAAGCTTTTTTAAATTCCGTCTAAAATCATCTAAAGGTCCTTCTTTATAAAGAATATTTTTATCTTTATTTACCAGGTAATTGAGAAATTGAACATTGGGCGTCAGAATTGAATTATTAAATCCTTTATACCACTTTATATTCTTTCCTTCATATAATACTTCAACCAATCCTTTCTCTTTAAGAAATTTATCTGTTGAAGCGAAATATTCATGCTTATGCTGATGCTCATCTAAAATGGCAATATACCTTACTTCATTAATAGGAACCCAGGTGGTACTTCCTTTCTCATCCATCATTTTCATTTTGAATAAGATAGTGGCAAATGAATATTTCTCATTAGAATATATACCCATATTTCTCACTTTAGCCTTTAGGGTATCTCCGGAGCTTTTTATAACATATTCCACAGGAAAATATCTTTTGTTTTCTTTTTCCTGAGAAAAAAAGAAAGTAAAACAAGAGATTGCCAGTAAAAAAATTACTTTATTCATAGATGATTATTAAAAAAGCTCAGAAAAATCTGAGCTTTATATATTAGATGTGAATTACCTCACCATAAGCTGCGGCTGCGGCTTCCATAATTGCTTCGGAAACGGTTGGGTGCGGGTGAATCGATTTAATGATCTCGTGGCCTGTAGTTTCTAGTTTTCTAGCTACTACTGCTTCAGCAACCATATCCGTTACTCCTTCACCAATCATGTGGCATCCTAACCACTCTCCGTATTTCGCATCAAAGATTACTTTGATAAATCCGTCCGTATTTCCGTTTGCAGTAGCTTTACCACTTGCAGAAAGAGGGAATTTACCTACTTTGATTTCGTATCCTTTTTCTTTAGCCTGCTTTTCAGTAAGACCTACAGAAGCTACTTCAGGGTGGCAGTATGTACATCCAGGAATATTACCGTAGTCGATTTTCTCAACATGCATTCCTTTGATTTTCTCAACACAAGTGATTCCTTCAGCAGAAGCAACGTGAGCTAATGCCTGAGTTGGGATGATATCACCAATTGCATAGTAACCTGGTACTGAAGTTTCATACCATTCGTTTACTAATACTCTTCCTTTATCTGTCTGGATTCCTACTTCTTCTAAACCGATGTTTTCGATGTTAGCAGCAATACCTACAGCAGATAATAATACATCAGCTTCAAGAGTAATGTTTCCGTTAGCTGTTTTAACGTTAGCTTTTACACCTTCTCCTGTTGTATCTACGCTTTCTACAGAAGCATTGGTCATAATTTCGATTCCTGATTTTTTCAGAGATTTCTCTAAATGTTTAGAGATTTCTTCATCTTCTACAGGAACGATGTTTGGCATAAATTCAACAATAGTTACTTTAGTACCCATTGTGTTATAGAAGTCAGCAAATTCTACCCCAATCGCTCCAGAACCTACAACGATCATAGATTTTGGTTGCTCAGGAAGAGATAATGCCTGTCTGTATCCGATTACTTTTTTACCATCTTGCGGTAAATTTGGTAATTCTCTTGAACGAGCTCCTGTAGCGATGATAATATGGTTAGCAATATATTCTACTACTTTACCTTCTTTATCTGTTACAGAAACTTTTTTACCTTTCTGTACTTTTGCAGTACCAAGAATTACGTCAATCTTGTTCTTTTTCATCAAGAACTCGATTCCTTTGCTCATTTTGCTGGCAACACCACGGCTTCTCTGAATCACATTCGGGAATTCGAAGCTTGCTTCTACTTTATTTAATCCGTAATCTTCAGCATGGTTGATATAATGAAAAACCTGAGCAGATTTCAATAAAGCTTTGGTTGGAATACATCCCCAGTTAAGGCAAATTCCTCCTAAGTTTTCTTTTTCGATAATTGCGGTTTTGAAACCCAATTGTGCTGCTCTGATCGCAGTAACATATCCACCAGGACCACTTCCAATGACAATAATATCGTAATTCATTACTTTAAAAATTTTTATGCGAATTTAAGGAAAAATATTGGATGTTTCACGTTTCTTCAAATTGATCTTAAAATCCATCAATAAGCCTCTTTCATTCAATTTTAAACAAAGAAAGAGAACACAAAAAGCATTCTCTTTCAATAAAAATTATTTTAAACTACAAACTTCGTAAAATTCTATAAAGCGAATTTTACGCATCAAATTTTAATAAGTGCAAGAAATCCGTGTTATTTCACTTGTTTAAGCAATCGTTTTTCAGCCTGATATCTTTTATTTAATGCTTTCATCTGGTCTCTTTTCATTTGCTTGGTAGCCAATGGATGATTCAGGATCAGTTTCTTTTCTGTATTGTATTTTTTATCCAATTCCTGCGCCTTAAGGTTGATTAATTCATTTTTGGAAGGATGTGGTGGAGCCGGCGGATGCTTTTGGGCAAATACATTCGTAGATAAGCCTAATAACAGCAGGGTTGAAATCATTATCTTTTTCATAATGTTTATATTTTTTTTGAATAAATTCAATAGATTATTAAATTCATTCAGGTTTATATTGTAAAACCTGCATATATCATACCAACCTTTTGTGATTATACAAAATCCAGTTCTATGGTATATTAATTTTATATATTCTAAACAAAATGATTAATTTTTAACGTTTTATTAAAACCGCAAAGAAACGAGATAAATACTCTTACGATGTATCAATTTTATTATAAAAATATAATCAACACAAAATAAAATAGTTAACACGAAACAATAATCATTATCTTCCATCAATATAATATCACATAAAAGGGATTTACATTAAAATAACCTTAATTCTATTAACAAAATAAGTGATAATAATTTTTTTTCTATATTTTTGTGAAAACAATTAAAAAAAACAACATGAGAAAATATATTCTATTTTTTTTATTTGGGACTGCTTTGCTAAATGCACAGGTTGGTATTAACACCGCAACTCCTAATAGTACTTTAGCGATTAACGGATCTTTAGGTGCAGGCTACAAAGAAGTAACCGCCACTACTTATTCTATTCTGGCTAACGATCATTATATTACTTATAATGGAACTGCTAATGCAACCTTCACCCTGCCTGTGATCGGAACAGGAACAACAAGCTATACGGGAAGAATTTACAAGATCAAAAATATCTCCTCTTCTTCAATTACACTTCAGGCTTCCAGCGGCAACACTCTACGAATTGATAACACTCCGGTAGCATCATTTGTAATTCCTATTGGAGCTTACGCTGAAGTGGTAAACAATGGTAATACTTCAGGAGGAACATGGGATCTTTCTTTTACAGTACTTCCTAAACCAAGTAATGTGGAAATCTATGGAGCACAGCTTTCAATTCCTCCTCATGGAGGCGGAAGCGGTGGGGTTGCTGACTGGGCTAATCATAGCGTTACGACGTATGATACAGGAACAGGAACTGAC from Chryseobacterium indologenes encodes the following:
- a CDS encoding LytR/AlgR family response regulator transcription factor, encoding MINCIIVDDEPLAAALLENHISKIDHLRLIGRAENALEAYKLLQHQTVDLMFLDIQMPHLNGIDFLKSLSQKPKTIFTTAYRDFAIEGFELEAVDYLLKPITFERFFKSVERVLRNITDSKDNFIILKTDGMHRKLPLSDIIYIESQGNDIKVTLSTKEHLVSKSKIADLEFILASKGFIRIHRSFIINTAFVTAFNTNELHLGNHQIPVGRSYKLEFENFISIILKNKIL
- a CDS encoding ABC transporter ATP-binding protein — encoded protein: MPLQINNLTKKFGEQIALNNINISIDKNEIIGLLGPNGAGKSTLMKSIVGALKIDEGEIIFNGMNISEHEIESKKKIGFLPENNPLYLEMYVKEYLQFVANIHKIPESKVDEVIELVGITPEKSKRIGQLSKGYKQRVGLAQAIIHQPDLLILDEPTNGLDPNQILEIRNVVKEIGQQKTVLLSTHIMQEVEALCSRVILIHKGNILQDCPIDEFKGKFDSLEEAFASYTAIL
- a CDS encoding patatin-like phospholipase family protein, translating into MNFEKVGLVLSGGGTKGIAHAGVLKFLKEKNIEIDILSCCSAGSIVGCLHAVGKTPEEILEFFNSVYFFNWKHFAFNQPGLVSSVIFRNYLKPIFHDMKLGDLDIEIKIVATELVSGTQKIFDKDFEVVDAIIASCSIPGITTPYIIGDEMYCDGGVLNNFPADIIRDDCDQLIGVFVSPPNDAKIKDLNSIKAIVSRSYDLLSYRIEKVKFEYCDWFISSQKLSTYGTFERGRDRLEQIFDIGYTAAKESYDGSRFLTELRQAGT
- the lpdA gene encoding dihydrolipoyl dehydrogenase yields the protein MNYDIIVIGSGPGGYVTAIRAAQLGFKTAIIEKENLGGICLNWGCIPTKALLKSAQVFHYINHAEDYGLNKVEASFEFPNVIQRSRGVASKMSKGIEFLMKKNKIDVILGTAKVQKGKKVSVTDKEGKVVEYIANHIIIATGARSRELPNLPQDGKKVIGYRQALSLPEQPKSMIVVGSGAIGVEFADFYNTMGTKVTIVEFMPNIVPVEDEEISKHLEKSLKKSGIEIMTNASVESVDTTGEGVKANVKTANGNITLEADVLLSAVGIAANIENIGLEEVGIQTDKGRVLVNEWYETSVPGYYAIGDIIPTQALAHVASAEGITCVEKIKGMHVEKIDYGNIPGCTYCHPEVASVGLTEKQAKEKGYEIKVGKFPLSASGKATANGNTDGFIKVIFDAKYGEWLGCHMIGEGVTDMVAEAVVARKLETTGHEIIKSIHPHPTVSEAIMEAAAAAYGEVIHI